One window of the Trifolium pratense cultivar HEN17-A07 linkage group LG2, ARS_RC_1.1, whole genome shotgun sequence genome contains the following:
- the LOC123908633 gene encoding uncharacterized protein LOC123908633 — MNQMNWCELEASRVRCKEHPNDKQLPGVCSSCLRDKLSQLYTKNPIESLYYCSPSSPATPQAIDDGSTNHGSSRSRRFRRNASHATGSASCMISFNHALNLKKSKSLAVVSRNRVRDRDVVGGGRGRKKDGFWSKVLKLRRKDTEETVVNSRT; from the coding sequence ATGAATCAAATGAATTGGTGTGAATTAGAAGCATCAAGAGTAAGGTGCAAAGAGCATCCAAATGATAAACAATTACCAGGTGTTTGTTCTTCTTGTTTAAGAGATAAACTTTCACAGCTATATACTAAGAACCCTATTGAATCTCTTTACTATTGTTCTCCTTCTTCACCTGCTACTCCTCAAGCTATTGATGATGGTTCAACAAATCATGGGTCTTCGCGTAGTAGACGCTTTCGTCGGAATGCTTCACATGCGACCGGTTCGGCTTCTTGCATGATAAGTTTTAATCATGCTTTGAATTTGAAGAAGAGTAAGTCGCTTGCCGTTGTTTCGAGGAATCGAGTTAGAGATAGGgatgttgttggtggtggtagGGGAAGAAAGAAAGATGGCTTTTGGTCCAAGGTACTAAAACTAAGGAGAAAGGATACAGAGGAAACTGTGGTGAATTCAAGGACATGA